Proteins encoded together in one Nostoc sp. PCC 7524 window:
- the bioB gene encoding biotin synthase BioB, translated as MSGIRYDWQEAEIRSIYETPLLELIYQAASIHRQYHNPKQIQVCKLISIKTGGCPEDCSYCAQSSRYQTEVKPQALLDKATVLNIAENAKQKGVSRVCMGAAWREVRDNSQFERVLDMVKDVTDMGLEVCCTLGMLTADQAKRLEAAGLYAYNHNLDTSAEYYSTIITTRTYGDRLNTIENVRQTNVTVCSGGILGLGESVEDRISMLYTLANLHPHPESVPINILSQVEGTPLENQPDVPIWDVVRMIATARIVMPTSDVRLSAGRARLSQVEQAFCFMAGANSIFSSDDNKMLTVTTPCPDYDADQEMLNLLGLEMRPPAQRPNQVASPAVVG; from the coding sequence ATGTCGGGAATACGCTACGATTGGCAGGAAGCAGAAATTCGGTCAATATACGAAACGCCATTGCTAGAGCTGATTTACCAAGCTGCTAGCATCCATCGCCAATATCATAACCCCAAACAGATCCAAGTCTGTAAGCTCATCTCGATTAAAACAGGCGGGTGTCCAGAAGATTGTAGCTACTGCGCCCAATCTTCCCGTTATCAAACTGAAGTCAAACCCCAAGCACTCTTAGATAAAGCAACAGTCCTCAACATTGCCGAAAACGCTAAACAAAAAGGTGTCAGTCGCGTTTGTATGGGTGCAGCGTGGCGGGAAGTGCGGGATAATTCTCAATTTGAGAGAGTCCTGGATATGGTTAAAGATGTCACCGACATGGGTTTAGAAGTTTGCTGTACCTTGGGGATGCTGACAGCAGACCAAGCCAAACGATTGGAAGCAGCTGGACTGTATGCTTATAACCATAACTTAGATACTTCAGCCGAATATTACAGTACAATTATCACCACTAGGACTTATGGCGATCGCCTGAACACTATTGAAAATGTCCGGCAGACCAATGTCACCGTATGTTCCGGTGGTATCCTGGGTTTAGGCGAAAGCGTCGAGGATCGGATTTCCATGTTGTACACTTTGGCAAACCTACATCCCCATCCAGAGTCAGTACCAATTAATATTCTCTCTCAAGTAGAAGGTACACCGTTAGAAAATCAGCCCGATGTTCCTATTTGGGATGTTGTCAGGATGATAGCCACTGCACGTATAGTTATGCCAACTTCCGACGTGCGCTTGAGTGCTGGTAGGGCAAGACTTTCTCAAGTTGAACAAGCTTTCTGCTTCATGGCGGGGGCTAACTCCATCTTTTCCAGCGACGACAACAAGATGCTGACAGTGACTACCCCCTGTCCAGATTACGATGCTGACCAAGAAATGCTAAATTTACTTGGTTTAGAAATGCGTCCCCCTGCCCAAAGACCGAATCAGGTAGCTAGTCCTGCGGTTGTAGGATAA
- the petL gene encoding cytochrome b6-f complex subunit PetL — MLAVIAYIGFLAVFTGIAVGLLFGLRSAKIL; from the coding sequence ATGTTAGCAGTGATAGCTTATATTGGCTTTTTGGCTGTGTTCACTGGAATCGCTGTAGGTCTGTTGTTCGGTCTGCGTTCTGCCAAAATCCTCTAA
- a CDS encoding Uma2 family endonuclease, with product MTQTDLSPTLSVNIPPTLKLTVSHEQFVQLALANRDLQLERTATGELIVMPPTGSDTGKRNFDIAGQLWLWNRQTKLGVAFDSSSGFHLPNGSDRSPDAAWISQDRWDSLSIEQQETFAPICPDFVLELRSKNDSIENLRAKMREYINNGAGLGWLIDRKNQQVEIYRPGQDVEVLNNPVSLSGEDVLPGFVLDLSEVTPCATFSQT from the coding sequence ATGACACAAACTGACTTATCTCCAACCCTGTCCGTTAATATTCCACCTACACTAAAACTCACTGTTTCTCATGAGCAGTTTGTTCAATTAGCACTGGCTAACAGAGATTTACAATTAGAACGAACTGCTACGGGCGAGTTGATTGTTATGCCACCAACGGGGAGTGATACTGGTAAGAGAAACTTTGATATTGCTGGACAACTGTGGTTGTGGAATCGTCAAACGAAATTAGGTGTAGCTTTTGACTCTTCAAGTGGTTTTCATCTGCCTAATGGTAGCGATCGCTCTCCTGATGCTGCATGGATAAGTCAAGACAGATGGGATTCTCTCAGTATAGAACAACAGGAAACCTTTGCCCCAATCTGTCCTGATTTTGTACTAGAACTCCGTTCTAAAAATGACTCGATAGAAAATTTACGCGCCAAGATGAGAGAATATATAAATAATGGCGCAGGTTTAGGTTGGTTAATTGACCGCAAAAATCAACAGGTAGAAATTTATCGTCCTGGTCAAGATGTAGAAGTGCTAAATAATCCTGTGAGTTTGTCAGGAGAAGATGTTTTACCAGGGTTTGTATTAGATTTAAGCGAAGTAACGCCGTGTGCAACTTTCTCTCAAACCTAA
- a CDS encoding four helix bundle protein, which translates to MSYRNQFIWQRAVQLAINCYKFTRLFPQSELYGLTSQIRRSSVSVASNIAEGYGRRSKPEYIQFLHIALGSLRELDTQLIIAKEVDLADKDLFTPVLNEVEEMQSILVATLNKLKG; encoded by the coding sequence ATGAGTTATAGAAATCAGTTTATCTGGCAAAGGGCAGTTCAACTTGCTATCAATTGTTATAAATTTACCCGCCTATTTCCTCAGTCAGAATTGTACGGTTTAACTAGTCAAATACGCCGTTCATCCGTATCTGTAGCGTCTAATATAGCTGAAGGCTATGGTAGGCGTTCCAAACCAGAATATATCCAGTTTTTACATATTGCGCTAGGTTCTTTGAGAGAACTTGATACGCAATTAATCATTGCCAAAGAAGTAGATTTAGCTGATAAAGACCTTTTCACTCCCGTATTAAATGAAGTTGAGGAAATGCAAAGTATATTAGTTGCTACTTTAAACAAACTCAAGGGTTGA
- a CDS encoding ISL3 family transposase, producing the protein MSVLSYLLPDSANLKLENCILDEIKTQIKLIVSAINRVVNCPVCNQPTHKIHSRYERKLADLPWADYSITLQLRVRKFFCLNKLCKRRIFAERLTNVTAPWARRTLRLAQRLSAIGLANGGAAGVRLSQDLGIKVSRNTLLNLVRSIPLPPIVTPHTLGVDDFCFRKCKTYGTALIDLERRRPIALLKDAKAETLAEWLKAHPGVKVVSRDRSKTYESGIRQGAPEAIQVADRFHLLQNLSQTLYQVFGNHAKTLKEVEKQVFNTDTKVHLEVETANNLSMIAETNKSPVVPRFPQNTSLKRKVQSAKARDRRREIHEQVWRLRSIGLSGLAIAQELGVSKTTVFNYLRSSTFTERRERSDHGLSLLNPYHDYLLSRWNSGNHNTQELFEEIRTCGYTGSYATVARFTRYLKTLPGFEPAKGSRKNASPRVSSCAHRPLTPSRVTALVLRRPELIQPNEREVIAQLQKAHSDLKSAIELAQQFASLVRQRLPEQLDAWLNKAKNSLVSLLRSFAVSLESDYDAVKAGVTMSVSNGPVEGHINRLKMLKRQMYGRAKIDLLERRFLLAI; encoded by the coding sequence ATGTCAGTGCTAAGTTATCTATTACCAGATTCAGCAAACCTGAAACTTGAAAATTGCATTCTTGACGAGATAAAAACTCAGATAAAGTTGATTGTTTCTGCTATCAATAGAGTAGTTAATTGTCCAGTTTGTAACCAACCAACTCATAAAATTCATAGTCGCTATGAGCGAAAGTTAGCAGATTTACCCTGGGCTGATTACAGCATTACTTTACAGTTAAGGGTGCGGAAGTTTTTTTGCCTTAATAAATTGTGTAAACGGCGCATTTTTGCAGAAAGGCTGACCAATGTTACCGCACCTTGGGCGAGAAGAACTCTACGTTTAGCTCAAAGACTGAGTGCGATTGGTTTAGCTAATGGTGGTGCAGCAGGGGTAAGACTCTCACAGGACTTGGGGATAAAAGTTTCTCGCAACACGCTATTAAATTTAGTCCGCTCAATTCCACTACCACCCATCGTAACGCCACATACTCTTGGGGTAGACGACTTTTGTTTTCGTAAATGTAAAACTTACGGCACAGCACTAATTGATCTCGAACGCAGACGACCAATTGCTCTACTCAAAGATGCAAAGGCTGAAACTTTGGCAGAATGGTTAAAAGCTCACCCTGGTGTCAAAGTCGTCTCACGAGATCGGTCAAAAACTTATGAAAGTGGTATTCGCCAAGGTGCGCCAGAAGCCATTCAAGTTGCAGACCGCTTTCATCTATTGCAGAACTTATCTCAAACGCTTTATCAAGTCTTTGGTAATCACGCCAAAACACTAAAAGAAGTGGAAAAACAAGTCTTTAATACTGATACTAAAGTGCATTTAGAGGTGGAAACAGCAAACAACCTTTCCATGATTGCTGAGACTAATAAGAGTCCAGTTGTGCCAAGGTTTCCCCAAAACACATCTTTAAAAAGAAAAGTTCAATCCGCCAAAGCACGGGATAGACGCAGAGAAATCCATGAGCAAGTTTGGAGACTGCGGTCTATTGGCTTATCAGGGCTAGCAATCGCTCAAGAGCTGGGAGTTTCTAAAACTACCGTATTCAATTACTTGCGTAGCTCAACTTTTACCGAACGTCGTGAACGTAGCGACCACGGTCTGAGTCTTCTCAACCCTTATCATGATTACCTCCTCAGTCGCTGGAATAGCGGGAACCACAACACCCAAGAACTGTTTGAAGAAATTCGCACCTGCGGCTATACCGGTAGTTATGCCACGGTCGCTCGCTTCACTCGTTATCTCAAGACCTTGCCCGGATTTGAGCCAGCAAAAGGTTCAAGAAAAAACGCTTCCCCCAGGGTTAGCTCTTGCGCCCATCGTCCTCTCACCCCCAGTCGCGTCACAGCTTTAGTCTTGCGACGACCAGAATTAATACAGCCTAATGAGCGTGAAGTCATCGCTCAACTACAAAAAGCCCATTCGGATTTGAAGTCAGCTATTGAACTAGCACAACAGTTTGCATCTCTTGTGCGTCAACGCCTGCCTGAGCAGCTCGATGCTTGGTTAAACAAAGCTAAAAACAGCTTGGTTTCTTTGTTGCGCTCCTTTGCTGTTAGTTTAGAGTCTGACTACGATGCTGTGAAAGCAGGTGTAACTATGTCAGTTAGTAATGGCCCAGTTGAAGGGCATATTAATCGACTGAAAATGTTAAAACGGCAGATGTATGGTCGCGCCAAGATAGACTTACTAGAACGACGATTTCTGTTGGCTATTTGA
- the aroB gene encoding 3-dehydroquinate synthase has protein sequence MTSVINVNLPQQSYEIAIASGSLEQLGQRMADLKLGKKVLLVSNPTIFKHYGEKAINSLESAGFQVASYCLPAGERYKTLNSIQKLYDVALENRLERSSTMVALGGGVIGDMTGFAAATWLRGINVVQVPTTLLAMVDSAIGGKTGVNHPHGKNLIGAFHQPRLVLVDPEVLKTLPVREFRAGMAEVIKYGVIWDAELFAQMAASKNLNQLRYIKPELIDAILTRSCQAKADVVGKDEKEGGIRAILNYGHTIGHAVESLTGYRLVNHGEAVAIGMVAAGQIAVELGMWQQEETERQNALIQKAGLPTKLPEGLDIEGIIDALQLDKKVKNGKVRFILPTQIGVVTITDEVPADIIRQVLQKSF, from the coding sequence ATGACTTCTGTAATTAATGTGAATCTACCACAGCAGTCTTATGAGATTGCGATCGCATCTGGAAGTTTAGAGCAACTTGGTCAACGTATGGCTGATTTGAAACTAGGCAAGAAGGTTTTGCTGGTTTCTAATCCCACCATATTCAAGCATTATGGCGAAAAAGCGATAAATTCTCTCGAATCTGCGGGGTTTCAAGTAGCTAGTTATTGCTTACCAGCCGGAGAACGCTACAAAACCCTCAACTCTATCCAAAAACTCTACGATGTCGCCTTAGAAAACCGCCTAGAACGTTCCTCCACGATGGTGGCTTTGGGGGGAGGGGTAATTGGTGATATGACTGGCTTTGCTGCTGCTACTTGGTTAAGAGGGATTAATGTTGTACAAGTGCCGACAACTCTCTTAGCAATGGTAGATTCGGCAATCGGTGGTAAAACTGGTGTAAATCATCCCCACGGTAAAAACTTAATTGGGGCTTTCCATCAGCCGCGTTTAGTATTAGTTGATCCAGAAGTGCTAAAAACCCTTCCTGTACGTGAGTTCCGGGCGGGTATGGCAGAGGTAATTAAGTACGGCGTGATTTGGGATGCTGAGTTATTTGCCCAAATGGCAGCGAGTAAAAATCTGAATCAACTACGCTATATCAAGCCGGAATTAATTGACGCTATCTTAACCCGTTCTTGTCAAGCTAAAGCCGATGTTGTGGGCAAAGATGAGAAAGAAGGCGGAATACGGGCAATTCTCAACTATGGACACACCATCGGTCATGCAGTCGAAAGCTTGACAGGCTATCGCTTAGTAAATCACGGTGAAGCTGTAGCCATTGGCATGGTAGCAGCCGGTCAAATTGCTGTGGAATTGGGAATGTGGCAGCAAGAAGAAACAGAACGCCAAAATGCCCTGATTCAAAAAGCGGGTTTACCGACAAAGTTACCCGAAGGTTTAGATATTGAGGGAATTATTGACGCGCTGCAATTAGATAAGAAAGTCAAAAATGGTAAAGTGCGGTTTATTTTGCCAACTCAAATTGGTGTAGTTACAATTACCGATGAAGTACCCGCAGATATCATCCGCCAAGTTTTGCAGAAAAGTTTCTAA
- a CDS encoding DUF559 domain-containing protein: MGVLVYYTERTQILEGYGLKIIRFTNSQVLNQFDSVCEQIQGLLPHSPP, from the coding sequence ATTGGTGTTCTAGTCTATTACACAGAGAGAACACAGATTTTAGAAGGCTATGGTTTAAAGATTATTAGGTTTACAAATAGCCAAGTTTTAAATCAGTTTGATAGTGTGTGTGAGCAGATACAGGGTTTGCTCCCCCATAGCCCCCCTTAA
- a CDS encoding PEP-CTERM sorting domain-containing protein, whose protein sequence is MQRLYFIWCNFIENWYQNLFILTHSPTNISSGFWDTLGIANGSGNAGPGLSHIDIYTSTPIDTTTPVPEPITMFGLGVGIAGGGLLKQKYGKKPNKEKATV, encoded by the coding sequence ATGCAACGTCTCTACTTTATTTGGTGCAACTTCATAGAGAATTGGTATCAGAATTTATTCATACTGACGCACAGCCCTACTAATATTTCCAGTGGTTTTTGGGACACTTTGGGTATTGCAAACGGTAGTGGTAATGCTGGTCCAGGCTTATCTCACATAGACATATACACATCAACTCCAATTGATACAACTACACCCGTTCCCGAACCCATCACCATGTTTGGTCTTGGCGTAGGTATTGCAGGTGGCGGACTCTTAAAGCAGAAGTACGGCAAAAAGCCTAACAAAGAAAAAGCCACAGTTTAA
- a CDS encoding DUF433 domain-containing protein, translating to MTAYALNLPEQLKHEIEQLAQSQGISLDQFILWAVTEKVSTLKGSFPQIAYRQGANGQLIPVIKGTGMRVQTVAIASQKWGMSPSQIANEYELTETEIKEALSFYAVNQEQIDAAIACEQSLEIANG from the coding sequence ATGACAGCATATGCCCTAAATTTACCTGAGCAGTTGAAGCATGAAATTGAGCAACTAGCTCAGAGTCAAGGAATTTCGCTTGACCAGTTTATTCTGTGGGCAGTTACAGAAAAAGTCAGTACCCTCAAAGGGTCTTTTCCACAAATTGCTTATCGTCAAGGTGCAAATGGGCAACTTATACCAGTCATCAAAGGAACGGGAATGCGAGTGCAAACTGTGGCGATCGCTTCCCAAAAATGGGGTATGAGTCCGAGTCAGATTGCCAATGAGTATGAGCTGACTGAGACAGAGATAAAAGAAGCTCTGAGTTTTTATGCAGTCAATCAGGAGCAGATTGACGCAGCGATCGCTTGTGAGCAATCCTTAGAAATTGCCAATGGTTAA
- a CDS encoding DUF5615 family PIN-like protein translates to MVKLKLHLDADTSSKSLHSALVSQGHDVTRTPNDWVPLDASDETQLLRATAHGRCIFTFNIRDFIVLAQQYPQHGGIILAAQNSWSLSDLITALDSLLSQAEAADWVGQVDWLNRWRK, encoded by the coding sequence ATGGTTAAACTCAAGCTTCATCTGGATGCAGATACCTCCAGTAAATCGCTGCATTCAGCATTGGTGTCTCAAGGGCATGATGTCACTCGTACACCAAATGACTGGGTGCCGTTAGATGCTAGTGATGAAACCCAATTATTACGCGCAACTGCTCATGGCAGATGTATTTTTACTTTCAACATCAGAGACTTTATTGTTCTAGCACAACAGTATCCTCAGCATGGCGGGATTATCCTTGCTGCTCAGAATAGTTGGTCACTGTCAGATTTAATTACGGCATTAGATAGCCTATTATCTCAGGCAGAAGCAGCAGATTGGGTTGGTCAGGTAGATTGGCTCAATCGGTGGCGAAAGTAG
- a CDS encoding WcaF family extracellular polysaccharide biosynthesis acetyltransferase, with protein MYLDKYTVGNYTPGAPYWKQLVWYFLGSPLVESHWLPMSGLKVLILRSFGAKIGQGVRIKPGVRVKFPWRLTIGDYVWIGEDAWIDNLAQVTIESHVCISQGVYLCTGNHDWNDPSFKLKIAPIYIQESSWIAAKSVIGPGVTVGKGAVLTLGGVAVKSLEAMIIYAGNPAQPIKERKL; from the coding sequence ATGTATTTAGATAAATATACGGTCGGAAACTATACTCCTGGCGCACCCTACTGGAAACAGCTTGTATGGTACTTTCTAGGCTCGCCTTTAGTAGAAAGCCATTGGTTGCCTATGTCGGGCTTAAAAGTTTTGATATTGCGTAGCTTTGGAGCCAAAATTGGTCAAGGTGTTCGCATCAAGCCAGGGGTGCGGGTTAAGTTTCCTTGGCGGTTAACTATAGGTGATTATGTATGGATTGGTGAAGATGCTTGGATTGACAACCTCGCTCAAGTCACCATAGAAAGTCATGTTTGTATATCTCAAGGTGTGTATCTCTGCACAGGCAATCATGACTGGAATGATCCTAGTTTTAAATTAAAAATTGCCCCAATTTATATTCAAGAGAGTAGTTGGATTGCAGCTAAGTCAGTAATTGGCCCTGGAGTTACTGTTGGTAAAGGTGCGGTGTTAACTCTAGGTGGCGTTGCTGTTAAATCATTGGAAGCGATGATTATTTATGCAGGGAATCCGGCGCAACCAATTAAGGAAAGAAAGTTGTGA
- a CDS encoding YdcF family protein, whose product MILTVLLIIPVRLAIAVHQTPQPQAFLILGGDTARDKLAAEIARWYPDLEIWVSSPEDPRKTLKAFRDAGIPNRRVNIDYRAVDTVTNFTTVAPQLKQRKIQHLYLVTSDFHMRRSKAIAFIILGSQGIAFTPLSVKSNRPPESINRVVRDIVRSILWIFTGWTGAKTSG is encoded by the coding sequence TTGATTCTGACGGTATTACTCATTATTCCAGTGCGCCTAGCGATCGCTGTTCACCAAACACCCCAACCCCAAGCCTTTCTGATCTTAGGCGGCGATACAGCTAGAGACAAATTGGCGGCTGAAATAGCTCGATGGTACCCGGACTTAGAAATTTGGGTGTCTTCTCCCGAAGATCCACGCAAAACACTGAAAGCTTTTCGAGATGCAGGTATCCCAAACCGTAGAGTAAATATTGACTATCGTGCTGTAGATACTGTCACCAATTTTACAACTGTAGCACCTCAGCTTAAACAAAGGAAAATTCAACACCTTTATCTAGTAACTTCAGATTTTCATATGCGGAGGTCTAAGGCGATCGCCTTCATTATCCTCGGTAGCCAAGGTATCGCCTTCACCCCCCTATCTGTCAAATCAAACCGCCCCCCAGAATCGATTAACCGTGTTGTTCGTGATATTGTTCGTTCCATCCTCTGGATTTTCACTGGTTGGACAGGAGCTAAGACATCCGGCTAA
- a CDS encoding glycosyltransferase encodes MKVLHVIPSISSKLGGPTQVVLNLVQALQTEGISIEIATTNDDIEGVISDVPLCQRVEYKGVPVWFFPRSARMKEFLPSIAFTSWLWQNIQNYDILDNHYLFSYLPTCAAMIAQWQRVPYTVRTMGQLAPWALAQSKLKKQIYSTIFERRNLANAVVVHSTSVGEVEDTIRFGVKPPKVVLPLGVHPPAKIADAKHQIRHRYHISEQVPIVLFISRLHYKKRPELLIEALGHLAAQQQQFHLILAGSGEPEYVQFLHEMVVSLNMTEQTSFVGFVSGYDKDLLLQGSDLFVLPTYSENFGIALAEAMVSGLPVVTTPGAQIAPEIAQAKAGIIVEGEIEPLQTAIAHLLNSPQLRHELGENGRRFALQQYSWPAIAKKLASVYQAILNQEPLPEPVMSMSTHLY; translated from the coding sequence ATGAAAGTTTTACACGTCATCCCATCCATTAGTTCTAAACTAGGAGGGCCGACTCAAGTCGTCTTAAATTTGGTACAGGCTCTACAAACAGAAGGAATTAGTATAGAAATTGCCACTACCAATGATGATATTGAAGGAGTAATTTCTGACGTTCCATTATGTCAGCGTGTGGAATACAAAGGAGTACCAGTTTGGTTTTTTCCTCGTTCTGCTCGCATGAAGGAGTTTCTTCCTTCTATTGCTTTCACCAGTTGGCTGTGGCAAAATATTCAAAATTACGACATTTTAGATAATCACTATTTATTTTCATATCTGCCTACCTGTGCGGCGATGATTGCTCAATGGCAGCGTGTGCCATACACAGTTAGAACTATGGGACAATTAGCCCCTTGGGCATTGGCTCAAAGCAAATTAAAAAAGCAAATTTATAGCACTATTTTTGAACGCCGCAACTTAGCTAATGCTGTGGTTGTTCATTCCACTTCTGTGGGTGAGGTGGAAGATACAATCCGCTTTGGAGTCAAACCACCAAAAGTAGTTTTGCCTTTAGGAGTTCATCCACCTGCAAAAATTGCTGATGCTAAACATCAGATTCGTCATCGATATCATATCTCTGAGCAAGTACCTATTGTGCTGTTTATTTCGCGCCTGCACTATAAGAAACGCCCAGAATTACTAATTGAAGCACTCGGTCATTTAGCAGCACAACAACAGCAGTTTCACCTGATTTTAGCTGGTTCTGGAGAACCTGAATATGTGCAGTTCTTGCATGAAATGGTGGTATCTCTAAACATGACAGAACAAACTTCATTCGTTGGGTTTGTTAGTGGCTACGACAAAGATTTACTATTGCAAGGCTCTGATTTATTTGTGTTACCAACGTATTCCGAAAATTTCGGTATAGCCTTAGCAGAAGCAATGGTGTCTGGTTTACCCGTTGTGACTACACCAGGCGCACAAATTGCTCCAGAAATTGCACAAGCCAAAGCCGGAATCATTGTAGAAGGAGAAATAGAACCACTACAAACAGCGATCGCTCATCTTCTCAACTCACCCCAATTGCGTCATGAATTGGGTGAAAATGGGCGGCGATTTGCTCTACAACAATACTCATGGCCAGCGATCGCTAAAAAGTTAGCCTCTGTTTACCAAGCCATTCTCAACCAAGAACCACTACCAGAGCCTGTCATGTCTATGTCTACGCATTTATACTAA
- a CDS encoding glycosyltransferase family 4 protein, with protein sequence MKILFVSSSSGSRGGGELYLIYLGQELAKRGHTVGLWCSQHPRMDELANSFSQFGEVLRSPYVNTYDRKTRCFGDAFPHFHQDYLSQWQGFQPDILHLNKQNLEDGLDLLALSKHLSVPCLATIHITQTQTSLGAALGQLRDFIAKRALNRFHGSLVAISENRAQELTQFLFPAQNAAEKVVLIDNGVRIPETPERLAKRQATRSQLTLKPDELLILAVGRMEVQKQPLLFLQWATHLKHSIPSARFLWVGDGRLTPVWDEWVREHQAQEYIQRLGWQNDVTPFLAAADGFFHPAKFEGLPFALLEAMAWSLPCVITPSLADELKFPPGVCFVAAENETFTDKESFVNSSLRETVAIAGHKLIQQKFSLGSMVDKYENLYTSLTHPKPALSLR encoded by the coding sequence ATGAAAATTCTATTTGTCAGCAGTAGCTCTGGGTCAAGGGGAGGTGGCGAACTTTACTTAATTTATTTAGGACAAGAACTAGCCAAACGCGGACATACGGTTGGGTTATGGTGTTCGCAACATCCCAGAATGGATGAGTTGGCAAACTCCTTTAGTCAGTTTGGAGAAGTATTGCGATCGCCCTACGTTAATACTTATGATCGCAAAACACGCTGTTTTGGTGATGCGTTTCCTCACTTTCATCAGGATTATTTATCCCAGTGGCAGGGATTTCAACCAGATATCCTGCATTTGAATAAGCAAAATTTAGAGGATGGCTTAGATTTACTCGCTTTGAGTAAACATCTTTCAGTTCCCTGTTTAGCTACTATTCATATTACTCAAACTCAGACCAGCTTAGGAGCTGCTTTAGGACAATTACGTGATTTCATCGCCAAAAGAGCATTAAACCGTTTTCATGGTTCACTGGTAGCAATTTCTGAAAATCGCGCTCAAGAATTAACTCAATTCCTGTTTCCTGCCCAGAATGCTGCTGAAAAAGTAGTTTTGATTGATAATGGTGTTCGCATCCCCGAAACACCAGAACGTTTAGCAAAGCGTCAAGCAACTCGTTCTCAACTAACCCTCAAACCAGATGAGTTGCTAATTTTAGCAGTAGGAAGAATGGAAGTGCAAAAACAACCGCTTCTATTTTTACAATGGGCAACGCACCTCAAACACAGCATACCCTCTGCCCGGTTTTTATGGGTGGGAGATGGACGCTTGACTCCAGTATGGGATGAGTGGGTACGGGAACATCAAGCCCAAGAATACATTCAACGCTTAGGATGGCAGAATGATGTCACACCATTTTTAGCAGCAGCAGACGGGTTTTTTCATCCAGCTAAATTTGAGGGTTTACCATTCGCGCTACTGGAAGCAATGGCTTGGTCTTTACCATGCGTCATCACGCCATCTTTAGCCGATGAACTCAAATTTCCCCCTGGCGTGTGTTTTGTTGCTGCTGAGAACGAAACATTTACAGATAAGGAAAGTTTTGTTAATTCTAGCTTACGTGAAACTGTGGCGATCGCAGGGCATAAACTCATCCAGCAAAAATTCTCACTGGGAAGTATGGTAGATAAATATGAAAACTTATATACAAGTTTGACTCATCCCAAACCTGCTTTATCCCTACGCTAA